From the genome of Haloplanus vescus:
GAGCCGACGCCTGAGCCGACGGAGGAACCGACGGCAACGGCCACGCCGACGCCCACTGAGGGCGGCGGCCCCGGCTTCGGTGCTCTCGTCGCTGTCATCGCGCTCATCGCGGCTGCGCTGCTGGCCGTGCGACGCGACGACTAACGACGATTAATCCCGACTGACCGCCGTTAGCGGTCATCCGGTGCGATTTCTTTTATTGACGCTACGTCCGACAGCGGCCGTGCCGTTCAGTCGAAAGACGGTTCTCGCAGGTCGATAGCACCGCGAGAGAACGGTAGCCAGCGCTCGTCGTCAGACGTTACTCGAAGCCGGTCGCTTCGCTGGCATGGTTGACGTTCGACTCCGGTTTCGATACTCGGTCGCTGTGATGGACTCGGCGGGAGTCCCGCGAGCGAACGACGTGAGCGAGGGGGACTCAGCCGAGTCGACGACTGAACGAACGAAGTGAGTGAAGAAGTGGACTCGGCGGGATTTGAACCCGCGGCCTTCCCCGTGCCAGGGGGATGATCTACCGCTGATCTACGAGCCCGCGTCGCATCGATTCGTACCGGAGTCCGGATAATAAGGGCTTCGACTCGTACGTTCGGTACGTAACGGCGTGTCATGGCGGGCTTCGAAACGGTTTAGTGTCGAAGCGCGTAGAATAAGACGGGAACGGCGCGACCGCAAATCTGACTCGCCCATCTGGGCTTGGGATTGCGGGAGTGCGTGTACCGACAGCTGTCGGTCACGATACGCTTCTGCGGTCTGTGCGGTTCCAATCTACCAATGGCACGAATGCACACCCGCCGTCGTGGCTCGTCCGGTTCGGACAAGCCGGCGGCAGACGAACCCCCGGAGTGGAGCGACGTAGACGAAGACGCCATCGAAGAGCGCGTGGTCGAACTCGCCGAAGAGGGTCACGACCCGAGCGTCATCGGGATGAAACTGCGTGACGAGGGCGTGAAGGGCACGCCGATTCCGGACATCAAACTGGCGACCGGCAAGAAGGTCACGGAGATTCTCGAGGAGAACGGCGCCGACGGTGACCTGCCGACGGACCTGCGCAACCTGATGGAGCGAGCGATTCGCCTGCGCGAGCACATGGCGGAGAACCCGCAGGACCATCAGAACAAGCGCGCGCTCCAGAACACGGAAGCGAAGATTCGTCGCCTCGCCGACTACTACCGCGGCGACGAACTCGACGAGGACTTCACCTACAGCTACGAGATGGCCGCCGAACTCCTCGAAGAGTAATGTCGACCGCGCCCGCTACCGTAGAGGACGCCGACGCCGGTGACGTTGTCGCGGCGCTCAGCGACGCTCCGTTCGTTCGGATCGTCGCCGCCGCCGACGGTGACTCGCTGGCCGCGAGCGGCGTCCTCGCGCGGGCGCTCAAGACACGTGGCACGCCTTTCCAGGTGCGCGTCGACGCAGTCCCCGACCCGATACCGGGCGAGGACGACGACGTAGTCCTCGGAATCGGTGCGGGCGCCAACGGTGGCGACCTCTCGATAGCCGGCGCCACGTCGGCGAGTCTCGTCGCGGCGACTGCGGCGCGCGAACTCGGCGCGGACCCGAATCCGACGCTCGCACTCGCGGGCATCGCGTCGGCGGACCGATCGCTCGACGCCGGTGACGCGGCGACGCTGTTGGCCGAGGCCCGAGAGGGGGCGGCCGTCGACCGGCGTCCCGGACTCGCGGTGCCGACGACGGACCTCTCGGAGGGACTCGCCCACTCGACGCTCGTCCACGCCCCCGTCTCGGGCGACCCCGAGGCGGCACGGGCCGCACTCGACGACCTCGCCGTCGGCGCCGACCCGACCGACGAGGACCACCGCCGCGTCGCGTCGTGGCTCGCCATCGAGGCGACGGCGTCGACGACGCGGGCCGCCGAAGCCGTCGAGCGAGTGCTTCGCCCGCACGCGACCCCGGACGGTCGGTTCGCGACCGTCGAGGGGTTCGCCGACGTCCTCGACGCCGTCGCTCGCGAACGCCCGGGAACGGGCGTCGCCATCGCCATCCGCGACGGCGGTATGCGGTCGGCGGCGCTGGACGCGTGGCGGACGCACGCTCGCGCGGCGCATCGAGCGCTGGCGGATGCGACGACGGGCCGATACGACGGCGTGTTCGTCGCGCGCGTCGACTCGGCGCCGCCGGGTCGACTCGGGACCGTCGCTCAGCTCTGCCGGGACTTTCGGTCGCCCGAACCGGTCGCGCTGGTCGTCGGCGACGACGGCGCCGCGGCACAGAGCGTCGACAGCGCGCGCCTCGGCGACGCGATGCGCGAGGCGGTACGAGCGGTCGACGCCGACGGACGGAGTGTCGGCACCGGCACGCGGGCCACGGCACGCTTCGAGAACGCAGAGGTATCGACGTTCATCACGGCGTTCAGGGAGGCGCTATGAAACGCGCCAACGTGGAGACGACACACGCGGATGCGGCCACGATTGCGGCCGCCCTGCGGCCGGACAACACGCCGTCGATGTCGACGCGCGTGGACGGCGACGTCGTCCGCACGCAGATCGAACGCGAGACCACGGGCGGACTCCAGTCCTCCGTGGACGACTACGTGGTGAACCTGACGGTCGCCGAGACCGTCGCACGAACGACACGCGAACACAGATCCAACCATGAGTGAACGCTCAGTATCCAAGCAGAAACGCGGCAAGCGCTGGTACACGGTCTTCGCCCCGGAGCAGTACGACCGGGCGGAACTCGGCCAGACGGTTGCCGACGAACCGGAGAAAGTCATCGGACGAACGATCGAAACCACCCTCGGCGACCTCACTGACGACGCCGGGGCGAACAACACCAAGCTCACGTTCAAGATTACGGACGTGGGCTCGGACGCCGCCTACACGGAGTTCGTCAAGCACGAACTCACGCGCGACTACCTGCGAAGTCTCGTGCGCCGCGGCGCCTCGAAAGTCGACGCCACCATCACGGTGCTGACGACGGACGACTACCGTGTCCGCGTCCAGCCCGTTGCCTTCACGACCAAGAAGGCCGACCGGAGCCAGGAGCAGGCCATCCGTCGCATCATGATCGACATCGTCGAGGACGCCGCCGCCGAACGCGACTTCCAGTCCTTCGTCGAGAGCGCCGTCGAGGGCCGACTCTCCTCGGCCGTCTACGGCGAAGCCAAGACGGTCTACCCGCTCCGCCGGGTCGAGATTCAGAAGCTCACCCTCGAAGCGCGACCCGAAGAGGTCGCCGCCGAGGAAGAGGCTTCCGTCGACGTGGACGAAGAAGACGTCGCCGTCGAAGACGAGTAATCGCCGGCGTCGCGAGTCACCGCTCTGTCGGCGGTGCTCGGTCACGCTCGGCTGTTTTCGATTTCTTTTGTCGATACTGGATGTCGACGCCGCCTCGACGTGCGCCGTGATATGCCCTCGAATACCCCCGAACGCCCGATTTTTCCGTCGTTCGCCCGTCGGCCCGAATCTCGCTCCTTCTGAGACTCAGTTTTCGATAGTCGGCGTCTGCTCGGAGGCGTCTCCGTATTTGTCGCTGAACTCGCCGATAAGCTGCCCCATCTGTGCGTACCAGTCGTTGAGTAGCCGCTGCATCTCTTGGGCGATTTCGTCGGCATCCCGGGGACGATAGACGTGGTAGTATCCGCCTTGGTCGTAGTTGACCTGCTCTTTCTGAATGAACCCTGCCTGCAGTAATCGCTTGACGGACCGATAGGCAGTCGACCGCTCGCGGTCGATTTTGTCGGCTATTTCGTCGACGGTCAGTGGCTCGTCGGTTTCGTTCAGCAGTCGGAATACGTCCTTGTCGATTTCCTTGAGGTTGTGGAAACACTCGAGCAGGCCCTCACACTGCATATCCTGTCGAAGCATTTCACTCATCGAGTCGGGCATCAGTTGACCATGCTAGGTGCCGGCCGATGAAAAGCATTCGTGTCGTCTGAACAATACTGTTCGGAGGCAGATACCGATTCACTCGGAGCAAACTGCGCGAGTTGTCGCGGAGGATACCATCACGCCGAACCAATCGTTACGCCGGAAAAGTGCGATTATCACCATACTACGGTTCGGTGAGGTTCGACTGATGCGTCCGCCAGTAGCCGTGTGCGTAGGCACCGAGAAACATCCCGCCGACAGCCCACAAGATTGGATAGTTACCGATACCGACGCTCGCGTAGGCGGCGCCCGGACAGACGCCCGAGAGCCCCCAGCCGACACCGAAGATGGCCCCGCCGGCGACGACGTTGCGGTCGAACGCTTTCACACGCCGCACGTACCTTCCGGCCGTCAGTGGCGCCCGGTCGAGATATTGGGTGGCGACGGTGAACGCGATACCCGTCACGGCAGCTGCACCACCCATGACGAAGAGGAGTCCGAAATCCTCGAACTGGAGGAAGTCCAAGACGACTTCGGGACGAGCCATGCCGCTGACCGCGAGCCCGAAACCAAAGATCAGGCCGCCGACGTAGATTACTGGCATGAACAACGGACTACGGCGGGTACTCGCGAGGTGCCGTTCGCCGCTCATGGCGTCACCCCTATTGCCTGTACGAGTTGGGCTGTCCCAATCGCGAACGCGAGGAACGTGGCCACGTTCACGAGGGAGGTGTTCGAGAGCGACCCGACGCCACACACGCCGTGGCCAGACGTGCATCCCTTGCCGAGACGCGTCCCGATACCGACGAGGAAGCCGCCGCCGAGCAGACGCCACCACTGTACTTTCGTCGTCCAGATGCCGCCTTGGTAGACGACTGCGTACACGGCGGCGCCGCTGACGATGCCTGCGGTAAACACGAGTCGCCAGTCTCGTGACTGGACGTACTTGGCACGGTTGAATCGAGACACGCCGGAGACATACGACAGCGTCGACTCGAGGAACGTGCTCGCACCGGCAATAATCCCGGTCGTGAGATAGATGACCGCAGCACCGGCCCCGACGAGCACTCCGCCGAGAAGGTACGGGAGAATCCCTCGCGGGAAGGCCGCGGTTACTGGTGTGACCCCACTCATCTCAGTTCGTGAGTGCCTCCTCACTCGCCGCACAGTTGTTCGGCCCGAGTTCGAGTTCGAAGGCTGCCTCGTCGTCGAGCGCTTCCCGTCCGAGGTTGGTGGCGATGATATCCTCGTAGTTCGCGGGGCGCGGCGGCATGTCCGAGACGATGAACTCCACGAACGAGTCTTCGCTCATCGACAGCACGTCCATCGTCTCTCGCAGTTCGCCGAGCGTCGCAGTGTACGACCCGTCCTCGTTCGGAGTCGCGGACTCGCTGGCGTGTGCCGGAGCGACGATGGTCTCGTCGGGTTGCGATAGCACCTTCTCCGTGAGCGATTCGTAGAGCGTCTTCGCAGCCTCTCGGGCTGCCTCGGGGTCTTCGAGATCCGGCCGTGCGACGCTTTCGATGAACAGGCCGTCGCCCGTAAACAGGACGGGCCCCACCTTGTAGGCAGTCATGCCCGTCGTGTGACCGGGCGTGTGCAACACGTCGATTTCCACGTCGCCCACCGTGAGTGTGTCGCCGTCCGCGACCGTTTCGTACTGGTGGTCGTACTCGACGCCACGCGCTGCCGCGGCGTCGGGCAACACTACAGTCGCGTCCGTCCGCTCGGTGACTGCCCGAATGCCAGAGACGTGATCCGCGTGAATGTGCGTATCGAGCGCGTACGCGAGCTCGGCGCCGAGATTTCGAACGTCGTGGAGATAGTCATCGATGAACGCCCGCAGCGGGTCGATGACGGCGGCGTCACCCTCCGAGACAACGAGATACGCCAGACAGCCACTGGATGGACGCCGATACTGCGCAATCGTCGCGTCGATGTCGACGTCGAGTTCGGTGTACTCGTAGATACGGGCCCAGCCTTTCATTCCGCCCTCGAGGTGGCCGACATCGTATCCCTCGTTTTCGAGGCTCTCCGCGATCATTTCGCTTGAATTACCTTTCGCGCACAGGACCGTGATCTCCCGGTCTTCCGGGAGCGCCTCGAGGAGGTCTCGTGGCAGTCCGTCGAGCAGCTGGAAGTAGGGGTAGTTCACGAGTTCGACGTTCTCCCCCTCGATGTGCCACTCCTCGAAGGCCTCCTCCGAGCGCACGTCGAGGATGTGTACCTCTTCGCCGCTCTCGATCCGCTCGTGCAGTCGTTTCGGCGCAATCGGTTCGATGTCGTCCTCGCCGTTCGGACGGTCGTTTTCGGTCATCGTCACTCCACTCTACACACGACTCACCAATAAGACTTTGCATAGTAATTCAAAATATACACAATACTATTATCTTCAAACACTCATATTATGGTTCTAAGGCAGAGAGTATCGGGATTACCGCCATATGGTAGTGTTCATTTTGCGGTATACTACCGACACACTTTTATCGCACACGACAGTATTGCATAGTAAGGTCAATATCATGGCTGAGTACGAACCGACAGCGACACTCGACGTGCGTGGACAGAACTGCCCGATGCCGGTCGTCAAGACGAAACAGCGCATCGACGAACTCGATGCGGGGGTGATTCTGGAGGTCCTCGCGACTGACCCGGGAAGCATGAGCGACATCGCAGGCTGGGCAGACACGACTGCAGGGGTCGAACTGGTCGATCAGGAGGAGGGTGACGACATCTTCACCCACTACGTGCGCAAGACGGAACAATGAGCACAGATATGTCACAGACGCCCGACGCGGAGGGTGAATCTCCAAGTCGTGCCGCGCTCGAAGAGCGACTCGTGGCCCTCGAGTCACGACTCGAGAAACTCGAGTCCGAGAGCGACGACCAGCGACCGAAGATGTCGATCATCGCGACGAAGGGAACCCTCGATATGGCGTACCCGCCGCTCATCCTCGCCAGTACAGCGGCCGCGTTCGGCTACGAGGTGACAGTCTTTCACACGTTCTGGGGACTGGACATCCTCCACGAGGAGAAGTCAAAGGAGCTGAAGCTGAGCGCCGTCGGCAATCCAAACATGCCGGTTCCCAACGTCATCGCGTCGCTTCCGGGTATGGATCGCGTGACGACGAAGCTGATGGAACGCCAGATCGAGGACAACGATACGGCGACGATAGCGGAACTCGTCGACACGTCGCTGGAGATGGGGGTCGAGTTCCAAGCCTGCCAGATGACCATGGATCTGATGGACTACGACGAAGCTGACTTCTACGACGGTGTCACCGTCGGCGTCGGCGCGGCGACAGCCATTCAGGACATGGCTGACGCCGACATTCAACTCCTCGTGTAATGTCACGACACTCAGCGAAAGAGGTCGACCCCGGCGACGAAGAGCACAGAGAGGTGGGGAAGGGTCTTCTCGAGGAGGACATGGGCCCCAGTTCCGCGATGGCGCATCTGTACCGGGGTGAAATCCATCGAATGAAGTTCTGGCGAGAGCGCCTCGATCGGACGACGAACTGGGCGGTCCTCGTCATCTCTGCGATTCTCACGTGGGCGTTCTCACGCTCCGACGTTCCTCACTACATTCTCCTCATCGGGGTGGCCACACTCTCGGTGTTTCTGCTGATCGAGGCACGTCGGTATCGAGGATACGATATCTGGCGAAGCAGAGTCCGGAAGTTACAGGAAAACGTCTTCGCGTACGGACTCGACCCCTCCGCTGGACTCCCCGACCCCGACTGGCGGACGACACTGAGTCAGGACTATCGAGAACCGACGATCAAGATTAGCGCCGAGGAAGCGATTGCTCATCGGCTGCGACGGGTGTATCTGCCACTCTTTACGATAATGCTCGCCGCGTGGCTCGCGCGTATCACTGCATTCTCGCCGGCGCCGTGGCTGACGAGCGCTGCGGTTGGACTGGTTCCGGGTCCGGTCGTCGTCGGGGTAGTGACGCTGTTCTATCTCGGTGCGGTCGCTGTTGCTCTCCGTCCCCGAACGTGGCACGCGAAGGGTGAACTCCGCTCGGAAAATCTGCGTAACTAGTGAAATTCGTCGGACAGACTGTGCGAGTCGTTTCGGAACACTGAGTCACCACCGATATCGACTCGGGCGACGACCGCACGCTCTATGACACCGATGCTACGCTGACCGCGGAATGGTCAAGCCGAAGGTTTATTTCTCACTCTATTTTAGGCACGCCTAAAATGGATGAATCGGCCGACCAGATTGCCGGGGCAGTGTTTCGCGCGATTACAGAGCGCGGCCACGAGGATGTCGAACGCGCTGTCGTCGACGCCTACGCCGACGCCGACGAGGGCGTTCTCTCGAATCGGGACGGTCTCTCTCGGACGATGCTTGCGGAGTTGCTCGATGCACTCGGCCGTCATCTCGACAGCAACGAACAGGTCGAGGTGCTCACGACGGCCGTCGAGCAGTTGGTCGATCGGTTCGGCACCATCATCGACGCGGCGCCGGTTGCCATCTGTGCAATCGATGACGACGGGACGGTTCAGTTGTGGAACCCCGCCGCCGAGCGAACGCTCGGATACGACAAGTCGTCGATTCTCGGGCGGCCGTTCGAGGTGGTGTGGGCCGACGACGAGACGACGTTCTCGGCGTGTCTGGAGCGTCTCCAGTCCGGCGAACGTCTCTCCGGCATCGACACGCGCCACCACCGCCCCGACGGGTCCCTCCTCGATACGCGGACGTGGGCCGCGCCCCTCGGTGACGACGCGGGTTCCGCGGGCGGCGCGACGTTCGTCGTCGTCGACGTGACCGAGCGACGCGGCCGCCAGCAGCGACTCTCCGTGCTCAACCGCGTCCTCCGGCACAACATCCGCAACGAACTCAACGTTGCGACGGGGCATCTGGACCGACTCGCGGCGCAGTTGCCCGAGGACGAGCAGAGCCTCCGCGTCGTCCGCGAGCGACTGGACGCCATCCTCGAACTGAGCGACACCGCCCACCGAATCGAGCAGGTCGCCGACGCCGACCGCGACGACACGGTGTCGTTCGACCTCACCACCGTTCTTGGTGACTGTCTCGACCGACTGCGCCGGGACGCCCCCGCGGCCGACGTGACGGCGACGCTCCCCGACCGCGCGCCCGTCGTCGGCCACGAACTCCTGCCCTACGCCTTCGAGAACGTCCTCGAAAACGCGGTCCAACACAACGACGCGGCCGCCCCGAGCGTGTCGGTCGACGTGTCACTCCCCGACGGCGAAGCCGACAGGGTCACCGTCCGCATCGCAGACAACGGGCCGGGACTCCCCCCGGTCGAACGGCAGGTCCTCCGGACCGCGGCGGAGACGCAACTCACGCACAGCACCGGATTGGGGCTGTGGCTCACCAACTGGATCGTTCGGGGGTCGAGCGGACGCATCGATGTCGACTGCACAGCTGGTGGGACGACCGTCGTCGTCGAACTCCCGGCGGCGACGCCGGCCACTCACTCCTCGACGACGACCTGACCCGCCATCCCCGCGCGCTCGTGCGGGATACAGAAGTAGCCGTAGGTGCCCGGCACCTCGAAGGTGTGGCTGTAGCGTTGCCCGTTTTCGAGTGCGCCGTGCATCCCGTCCCACGCCTCGCGCGCGGCCGTCTCTGACTCGTAACCGCCCGTCGCGAAGTAGTCGGCCTCCTCTGGGATGCTATTCTCGTACGCGGTGATGGAGTGGGCGCGGGCGCTGTTGTTGTACCAGACCACCTCGTCACCGACCGAGACGGTGATGGAGGCGGGTTCGAACGCCACCGCGGTCATCCCCACGTCGCCGTCGACGCCCCCGCCGAGGGCGGAGCATCCCGCCGTTCCCACCGCGAGGGCCGATCCGAGCGTCGCGAGCACTCGCCGTCTGCGCATGTCCGCCTCTCGGGGTGCGGTGAATATAGGCGGCGTGGTTCGTCCATCGAAGGGGCGATATAAAGACGTAAATCCTCGGTGGCTGAGTGAGCCACTATGCAACCGCGGTTCGTGGGACGCCTTGGACTCGCGGACGCCGTCACCGTCGGCAACGCGATGCTCGGCTTCCTCGCCGCCTTCGTCGCGACGCGTGACGCGGCGCTCGCGGCCCGAATCGTCCTGCTCGCGGCCGTCCTCGACGGGCTAGACGGCGTCATCGCGCGCCGGCGCGGCGGCACGCTCGCCGGCCCGTATCTCGACTCGCTCGCCGACGTGGCTTCCTTCGGCGTCGCGCCCGCGCTCCTCATCGCCTCGCGCGCGACGAACGCGTGGTCGTTCGGGGCCGACCCGGCCAAGTACGCGCTGGCGCTGCTTCTCCCCGCCATCTACGTCGCGATGGCGGTCACGCGCCTCGGTCTCTACACCGCGTACGACAGCGACGTGGCCGAGACGAAGGGCGTCCCCTCAACGCTCGCGGCGACGGTGCTCTCGGCGGGCGTCCTCGCGGGCTTTGTCGGCCCCGTGTTGCTCGTCGCGCTCTCGGGCCTGCTCGCGGCGCTCATGGTGACCCAGATTACGTACCCCGACCTCCACCCGCAAGACGCCCTCGTGATGGGCCTCGTCCAGGTGCTCGCCATCCTGCTTCAGGGGCGGCCGGGCGAGGTGTTCGCGTTCGCGCTCCTCTTCCTCTCGCTCGCGTATCTCGTCTTCGGCCCGCGATTCTACTGGACGTGACCGGTCCGCGCTGTCACGCCGCTTCGACGCCTATCCGCCCTCGACTCACATGCCCATGTCGCTGGCCGCCTCGGGGACCGGCAGGTCGTGGACGGAGACGCCCAGTAGTTCGGCAGCGTGGTCGAGCGCCATGTCGAACCCGTAGTACTTCTCCAGTTCGTCGCCCTCGGCGTCGCGGCGGACGGTCACCATCGCGTACCCCTCGCTGTTCTGGGCGAGCTCGGCGGTCTGTCCGTCGCGCTCGAAAGCGAGCACTCGCTCGCCGCCGCGCTCGTAGTAGCGGGCGGTCACGTCGTCGCTCGTGGCCTGCGTCGCGTCGCCTGCGTCGTCGCTCATACGGGTCCGTCGTCGCTCCGGCCTGTCGAACCTTCCGGTCCGTCGTCCCAATCACTATAAGCCACGCCGACCCAGGATGGGTATGGCACTCGATGCCGTCGAGACGGACAAGGGCGTGGGGCTGAGCGTGCTGTTCGGCATCTTCGCCGCCGTCGGCGCGCTAGTGATGGTCGCCGGCCCGGGGCAGTCGACGAAAGCCGCCGGATTCGCGCTCGCGGTGGGCGCCGCGCTCTGTTCGGTCGTTGCGGTGCAGGCGTACGCCTGACGCCGTTCGGCGACGACCGCTCCGAGGCTTGAAAGAGTTAAGAGCATGAATCACCTAGCGGGGGTGAACGATGACCTCTCTGACCGAAGAGGAACGGCGAATCCTCGCGTACCTCCACGATAGCGTCTCCCGTGGTGAACGCTACTTCCGCGCGAAGAACATCGCCGACGCTATCGGCTTGACGGCCAAGCAGGTCGGCTCTCGTCTCCCGCGTCTCGCCGAGAAGTCCGAGGACGTCGAAATCGAGAAGTGGGGCCGAGCCAAGTCGACGACCTGGCGCGTCACGCAGGGCTAACCCCACGCTTTTTGAGCATTCGACGGAACCTCATCGTATGACCGTACGTGTCCGGCGGGCGTTCGAATTCGAAGTGCCGGCGGAACGCGTCTGGGACTTCATCGCCGACCCCGGCAAGCGCGCCGAGGCCATCAGCGTCGTCCGCGATTACGAAGTCGACGGTGACGCCGCGACGTGGCACATCGACCTCCAGTTGCCATTCGTCGACCGGACGGCCACCGTCGAAACCGAGGACGTCGAGCGCGAGCCCCCGACCTACGTGAAGTTCGTCGGCCGGTCGAAGGTGATGCGCGTCACGGGCGAACACCGCATCACTGAGACGGAGACGGGCTGTCGCCTCGACAACGAGTTCGTCGTCGACGGGCGCCTCCCTGGCGTCGAGCGCTTCTTCAAGAAACGACTAGACGACGAACTCACCAACCTCGAAACGGCGCTCCGGCGTGACCTCGGGCTGACGGCATGAGAGTCGCGCTGGCCCAACTCGACCAGGTCGCCGGCGACGTGGCCGAGAATCTGGACCGAGCGGCGACGGCCGTCGCCGACGCCGCCGACCGCGGCGCCGACCTTGTCGTCCTCCCCGAACTGTTCACGGTTGGCTACTTCGCGTTCGATAGCTACGCCCGCGTCGCGGAGGGGCTCGACGGCCCGACGTTCGACCGCCTCTCGGCGCTCGCGGCCGACCACGGTGTTGGCCTCCTCGCCGGCAGCCACGTCGAGGACCTCGGCGCGAGCGCCGCCGCCGGCGTCGACGTACCCGAGACCGACGGCCTCGCGAACACCTGTGTCTTCTACGACCGCGACGGGACGCGTCGCGCCGTCTACCGCAAGCACCACCTCTTCGGCTACGAGTCGGCAGAGACGCGCCTGCTCACGCCCGGAGAATCGCTCGCCACCGTCGACTTCGAGGGCTTTACCGTCGGGATGTCGACGTGTTACGACCTCAGATTCCCCGAACTCTACCGTCGCCTCGCCGACCGCGGGGCGACGCTCGTCTGCGTGCCGAGCGCGTGGCCGTATCCGCGGGTCGAACACTGGGAGACGTTGGCGCGGGCCCGAGCCATCGAAAACCAGTGTTACGTCGCCGCGGCGAACGGCGCCGCGGAGTTCGACGACGCCACGCTCCTCGGCCGCTCGACCGTCTACGACCCGTGGGGGACGACCCTCGCCAGCGCGGCCGACGACCCGACGCTCGTCGTCGCCGACGTCGACCCCGACCGAATCGATGCCGTTCGTGAGGAGTTCCCGGCGCTGCGCGACCGGCGTGAGTGAGCGAGAGACGCCGCTGCCGGTGGATTTATCCGTCCGAGGAATAACTTTCATTCGCCGACGCATCGACGCTTTTCTCGTCGAGACTCGGCACCAAAACTCCACCACGTCGTCGCTCGCCCGGCCCGGACCCCCTTCGCCCGGCAAGGTCGGTCCGGGTCACCCTTCGCCTCACCTCGTCCACCACCTCTCCCTTCACGCCGCTCGCTTCTCCAGTTCACCCTTGAGCGCCGCAGCGTCGAAGCCGTGGTCCGGGCGGATGCTGACGAAATCCAGGAACTCCCGCGCTGCGAGGAGTTCGGCCGTCGTGTATGCTGTCGCCGCGGCGTCGACCGTGTCCGGTGCGCCGATGAGCGGTTCGAGCGCCGCGAGTCCGCAGGCAACGTCGTAGGACCGGGCGTCGTCGCGTCCCGCCGCCCCGACGTTGGTCGCGTCGATGAAGTAGAGGTCGCCGTCGAGGATGAGGACGTTCTCGGCCCGGAGGTCGCCGTGTGCGAGGCCGTGGTCGTGCATCGTCCGGAGCGCCGCGAACAGTTCTGGCGCGAGCTCCCGTTCCGTCTCCCGGTCGAGTTGGTCGAGCGCTCTGAACTCCGGGAGGTATTCGAGGACGACGACACCCAGTCCG
Proteins encoded in this window:
- a CDS encoding YeeE/YedE family protein produces the protein MSGERHLASTRRSPLFMPVIYVGGLIFGFGLAVSGMARPEVVLDFLQFEDFGLLFVMGGAAAVTGIAFTVATQYLDRAPLTAGRYVRRVKAFDRNVVAGGAIFGVGWGLSGVCPGAAYASVGIGNYPILWAVGGMFLGAYAHGYWRTHQSNLTEP
- a CDS encoding YeeE/YedE family protein, which encodes MSGVTPVTAAFPRGILPYLLGGVLVGAGAAVIYLTTGIIAGASTFLESTLSYVSGVSRFNRAKYVQSRDWRLVFTAGIVSGAAVYAVVYQGGIWTTKVQWWRLLGGGFLVGIGTRLGKGCTSGHGVCGVGSLSNTSLVNVATFLAFAIGTAQLVQAIGVTP
- a CDS encoding 30S ribosomal protein S15, with amino-acid sequence MARMHTRRRGSSGSDKPAADEPPEWSDVDEDAIEERVVELAEEGHDPSVIGMKLRDEGVKGTPIPDIKLATGKKVTEILEENGADGDLPTDLRNLMERAIRLREHMAENPQDHQNKRALQNTEAKIRRLADYYRGDELDEDFTYSYEMAAELLEE
- a CDS encoding MBL fold metallo-hydrolase, producing MTENDRPNGEDDIEPIAPKRLHERIESGEEVHILDVRSEEAFEEWHIEGENVELVNYPYFQLLDGLPRDLLEALPEDREITVLCAKGNSSEMIAESLENEGYDVGHLEGGMKGWARIYEYTELDVDIDATIAQYRRPSSGCLAYLVVSEGDAAVIDPLRAFIDDYLHDVRNLGAELAYALDTHIHADHVSGIRAVTERTDATVVLPDAAAARGVEYDHQYETVADGDTLTVGDVEIDVLHTPGHTTGMTAYKVGPVLFTGDGLFIESVARPDLEDPEAAREAAKTLYESLTEKVLSQPDETIVAPAHASESATPNEDGSYTATLGELRETMDVLSMSEDSFVEFIVSDMPPRPANYEDIIATNLGREALDDEAAFELELGPNNCAASEEALTN
- a CDS encoding sulfurtransferase TusA family protein codes for the protein MAEYEPTATLDVRGQNCPMPVVKTKQRIDELDAGVILEVLATDPGSMSDIAGWADTTAGVELVDQEEGDDIFTHYVRKTEQ
- a CDS encoding 30S ribosomal protein S3ae, with amino-acid sequence MSERSVSKQKRGKRWYTVFAPEQYDRAELGQTVADEPEKVIGRTIETTLGDLTDDAGANNTKLTFKITDVGSDAAYTEFVKHELTRDYLRSLVRRGASKVDATITVLTTDDYRVRVQPVAFTTKKADRSQEQAIRRIMIDIVEDAAAERDFQSFVESAVEGRLSSAVYGEAKTVYPLRRVEIQKLTLEARPEEVAAEEEASVDVDEEDVAVEDE
- a CDS encoding PGF-CTERM sorting domain-containing protein; this encodes EPTPEPTEEPTATATPTPTEGGGPGFGALVAVIALIAAALLAVRRDD
- a CDS encoding helix-turn-helix domain-containing protein; translated protein: MPDSMSEMLRQDMQCEGLLECFHNLKEIDKDVFRLLNETDEPLTVDEIADKIDRERSTAYRSVKRLLQAGFIQKEQVNYDQGGYYHVYRPRDADEIAQEMQRLLNDWYAQMGQLIGEFSDKYGDASEQTPTIEN
- a CDS encoding DsrE/DsrF/DrsH-like family protein, which codes for MSTDMSQTPDAEGESPSRAALEERLVALESRLEKLESESDDQRPKMSIIATKGTLDMAYPPLILASTAAAFGYEVTVFHTFWGLDILHEEKSKELKLSAVGNPNMPVPNVIASLPGMDRVTTKLMERQIEDNDTATIAELVDTSLEMGVEFQACQMTMDLMDYDEADFYDGVTVGVGAATAIQDMADADIQLLV
- a CDS encoding DUF2270 domain-containing protein, which codes for MSRHSAKEVDPGDEEHREVGKGLLEEDMGPSSAMAHLYRGEIHRMKFWRERLDRTTNWAVLVISAILTWAFSRSDVPHYILLIGVATLSVFLLIEARRYRGYDIWRSRVRKLQENVFAYGLDPSAGLPDPDWRTTLSQDYREPTIKISAEEAIAHRLRRVYLPLFTIMLAAWLARITAFSPAPWLTSAAVGLVPGPVVVGVVTLFYLGAVAVALRPRTWHAKGELRSENLRN
- a CDS encoding KEOPS complex subunit Pcc1; this encodes MKRANVETTHADAATIAAALRPDNTPSMSTRVDGDVVRTQIERETTGGLQSSVDDYVVNLTVAETVARTTREHRSNHE